A single Bosea sp. PAMC 26642 DNA region contains:
- the rfbB gene encoding dTDP-glucose 4,6-dehydratase, with product MFLKFLVTGGAGFIGSAVVRKLIGETAHSVCVVDKLTYAGNLASLALVSGSNRFRFEQADICDAAAMQALFADFAPDVVMHLAAESHVDRSIDGPDDFIQTNIVGTFALLQEALRYWRGLAEDRKVAFRFHHISTDEVFGSLGDEGLFREDTAYQPNSPYSASKAASDHLVRAWHHTYGLPTVMTNCSNNYGPYHFPEKLIPLMIINALEGKPLPVYGSGQNVRDWLFVDDHADALLLVAQKGVLGETYNIGGHNEMANIEVVRAICAILDELRPDPAGPRERLIAYVTDRPGHDARYAIDAGKIGRELGWTPKETFETGLRRTVAWYLDNPSWWGDIRSGVYRGERLGSG from the coding sequence GTGTTTTTGAAGTTTCTGGTTACGGGCGGGGCGGGTTTCATCGGCTCGGCGGTGGTGCGCAAGTTGATCGGGGAGACGGCTCACAGCGTCTGCGTGGTCGACAAGCTGACCTATGCCGGCAATCTCGCTTCGCTGGCGTTGGTGTCAGGCAGCAACCGCTTTCGCTTCGAGCAGGCCGATATCTGCGATGCTGCGGCCATGCAGGCGCTGTTTGCTGATTTCGCTCCCGACGTCGTCATGCATCTGGCTGCCGAGAGCCATGTCGATCGCTCGATCGACGGGCCGGACGACTTCATCCAGACCAATATCGTCGGCACCTTCGCGCTGCTGCAGGAGGCGCTGCGGTATTGGCGGGGGTTGGCGGAGGATCGGAAGGTGGCCTTCCGTTTCCATCATATCTCGACCGACGAGGTCTTCGGCTCGCTGGGCGACGAGGGGCTCTTCCGCGAGGACACGGCCTATCAGCCGAACTCGCCCTATTCGGCCTCGAAGGCGGCCTCGGACCATCTCGTGCGGGCCTGGCACCACACCTATGGCCTGCCCACGGTGATGACCAACTGCTCGAACAATTACGGGCCGTATCACTTCCCCGAGAAGCTGATCCCGCTGATGATCATCAATGCGCTGGAGGGCAAGCCGCTGCCCGTCTACGGCTCCGGCCAGAACGTGCGCGACTGGCTCTTCGTCGACGATCACGCCGATGCGCTGCTGCTGGTGGCGCAGAAGGGCGTTCTCGGCGAGACCTACAATATCGGCGGGCACAACGAGATGGCCAATATCGAGGTGGTGCGCGCGATCTGCGCGATCCTCGACGAGTTGCGGCCCGATCCGGCGGGGCCGCGAGAGCGGCTGATCGCCTACGTCACCGACCGGCCGGGCCATGATGCGCGCTATGCGATCGACGCCGGCAAGATCGGCCGCGAGCTCGGCTGGACGCCGAAGGAGACCTTTGAGACAGGCTTGCGCCGGACGGTGGCCTGGTATCTCGACAATCCGTCCTGGTGGGGCGACATCCGGTCGGGCGTCTATCGCGGCGAGCGGCTCGGCTCCGGCTGA
- a CDS encoding antibiotic biosynthesis monooxygenase family protein, which translates to MIVTIFRSRLNPGVQDEYGPVAKSMSELARGISGYVSHKGFVAEDGERVTIVEFDSEEALRAWRVHPEHAKAKRRGIESFFSDYRFQICSVIRGRAWSAKVADAK; encoded by the coding sequence ATGATCGTCACTATATTCCGCTCTCGCCTCAACCCGGGCGTTCAAGACGAATACGGCCCAGTGGCCAAGAGCATGAGCGAACTCGCCCGGGGCATTTCCGGCTACGTCTCTCACAAAGGCTTTGTCGCTGAGGACGGCGAAAGGGTGACGATCGTGGAGTTCGATTCCGAGGAGGCGCTCAGGGCGTGGCGCGTTCACCCAGAGCATGCAAAGGCCAAAAGGCGCGGGATCGAAAGCTTTTTCAGCGACTACAGATTCCAGATCTGCAGTGTTATTCGGGGTCGCGCATGGTCCGCCAAAGTGGCGGACGCGAAATGA
- the ribB gene encoding 3,4-dihydroxy-2-butanone-4-phosphate synthase, producing MKLDAWLTQNKTGRSAFARQVGLSPASVTALCNDQSAWISRESAERIAAATGGAVTPNDFLGLVGPREAVMSSNVTKTIEAFARGEIVIVTDDDDRENEGDLIVAASLCTPEKMAFIIRNTCGIVCAPLTSGEARRLRLDPMVSSNDAPLGTAFTVTVDVKHGLTTGISAEQRCNTVRALANGNMGAADFVRPGHVFPLIAKDGGVLMRSGHTEAAVDLCKLAELPQVGVICELANDDGTVMKGPQITAFAQKHGLQQITVADLIAYRQAREKLVERVHSFPVKTAFGEMTGHVYITPFEDTQHFAFVMGKIGDGEKVPARLHRADVVSDVLGGASSIQCALKRFQQDGRGVLIYLRDGSAGVPIKSVEDGSDAQRSQQWREIGLGAQILRDLGVGSIVNLAASARSFVGLSGFGIEIAGTEPLE from the coding sequence ATGAAACTCGACGCCTGGCTCACCCAGAACAAGACCGGCCGCAGCGCCTTTGCGCGGCAGGTCGGGCTGTCGCCGGCCAGCGTCACGGCGCTCTGCAACGACCAGAGCGCCTGGATCTCGCGCGAAAGCGCCGAGCGCATCGCCGCAGCAACGGGCGGCGCCGTCACCCCCAATGATTTTCTCGGCCTTGTCGGGCCGCGCGAGGCCGTCATGTCCAGCAACGTCACGAAAACCATCGAAGCCTTCGCCCGCGGCGAGATCGTCATCGTCACCGACGACGACGATCGCGAGAACGAGGGCGACCTGATCGTCGCTGCCTCGCTCTGCACGCCCGAGAAGATGGCCTTCATCATCCGCAACACCTGCGGCATCGTCTGCGCGCCGCTGACCTCGGGTGAGGCGCGCCGGCTGCGGCTCGATCCGATGGTGTCGAGCAACGACGCTCCGCTCGGCACCGCCTTCACCGTCACCGTCGACGTCAAGCACGGGCTCACCACCGGCATCTCGGCCGAGCAGCGCTGCAACACCGTGCGCGCACTCGCCAACGGCAATATGGGCGCGGCCGATTTCGTCCGGCCCGGCCATGTCTTCCCGCTGATCGCGAAGGATGGCGGCGTGTTGATGCGCTCGGGCCATACGGAGGCCGCCGTCGATCTCTGCAAGCTCGCCGAGCTGCCGCAGGTCGGCGTCATCTGCGAACTCGCCAATGACGACGGCACGGTGATGAAGGGGCCGCAGATCACGGCCTTCGCCCAGAAGCACGGGCTGCAGCAGATTACCGTCGCCGATCTGATCGCCTATCGTCAGGCCCGCGAGAAGCTGGTCGAGCGGGTGCATTCCTTCCCGGTCAAGACCGCCTTCGGCGAGATGACGGGCCATGTCTACATCACCCCCTTCGAGGACACGCAGCATTTTGCCTTCGTCATGGGCAAGATCGGCGATGGCGAGAAGGTGCCGGCCCGGCTGCACCGGGCCGATGTGGTCTCCGACGTGCTCGGCGGCGCAAGTTCGATCCAGTGCGCGCTGAAGCGCTTCCAGCAGGACGGACGCGGCGTGCTGATCTATCTGCGCGACGGCTCGGCCGGCGTGCCGATCAAGAGCGTCGAGGACGGCTCGGACGCGCAACGCTCCCAGCAATGGCGCGAGATCGGCCTGGGCGCCCAGATCTTGCGCGACCTCGGCGTCGGCTCGATCGTCAACCTCGCCGCCTCGGCCCGCTCCTTCGTGGGACTAAGCGGCTTCGGCATCGAGATCGCAGGGACGGAGCCGCTGGAATAA
- a CDS encoding ribbon-helix-helix protein, CopG family, with amino-acid sequence MRALIDMNDAQVEALDTIARRVRLSRAALIRAAIDDYLDRHHREQVEDGFGLWGQRKVDGLAYQEEARREW; translated from the coding sequence ATGCGTGCCTTGATCGATATGAACGATGCTCAGGTCGAAGCCCTCGACACCATCGCGAGACGGGTGCGGCTATCCCGTGCGGCCCTGATCAGGGCCGCGATCGACGATTATCTCGACCGCCATCATCGTGAACAGGTCGAGGACGGCTTTGGTCTGTGGGGTCAGCGCAAGGTTGACGGCCTGGCTTATCAGGAGGAGGCGCGTCGCGAATGGTAG
- a CDS encoding undecaprenyl-phosphate glucose phosphotransferase: MALSFDERTFGAASTREERANLWRHWFGVIIGLTDAVTVLTIVFATSLVYHLVAYEAAVDLRITSELAVMITAIFVFTNVMQGRYQLTHYLSTKGQIASAFFVWTVTMVAFVAIIFLAKIDQYSRAVVLATYLSGVPLVALARSVMVRTISMASKTGRITTERIFLIGREPDVMSFVSRHQPWNIGFAIADVALLRSNDARRINDPAAALAADLAAAATRCRQLRPDAVFIALPWSDQETIDACIDAFMNLPVAIHLAPERIMDRFDNPHIVRVGSLASLRLTRPALSGLEVAAKRIFDVVAATALLIVIAPVLALIAVLIKLDSAGPVLFQQRRHGFNQQTFRIFKFRSMTTTDDGDVIRQATQNDVRITRIGKVLRRFNLDELPQLLNVIAGQMSLVGPRPHALAHDHEFQRKIALYARRHNVKPGITGWAQVNGLRGETDTDDKMARRIAYDHWYIDNWSFWLDIAILVRTVISRKAYRNAV, translated from the coding sequence ATGGCTCTGAGTTTCGACGAGCGGACATTTGGCGCCGCTTCCACCCGCGAGGAGCGCGCCAATCTGTGGCGTCACTGGTTTGGCGTGATCATCGGCCTGACGGATGCCGTCACGGTGCTGACGATCGTGTTCGCGACCTCGCTCGTCTATCACCTCGTCGCTTATGAGGCCGCCGTCGATCTTCGGATTACGTCCGAACTCGCGGTCATGATCACCGCCATCTTCGTCTTCACCAACGTGATGCAGGGGCGCTACCAGCTCACTCACTACCTCTCGACCAAGGGGCAGATCGCTTCGGCCTTCTTCGTCTGGACAGTCACCATGGTCGCCTTCGTCGCCATCATCTTCCTGGCCAAGATCGACCAGTATTCCCGCGCCGTCGTGCTGGCGACCTATCTATCCGGCGTTCCGCTCGTCGCCCTGGCGCGCAGCGTCATGGTCCGCACCATCTCGATGGCGAGCAAGACCGGGCGCATCACCACGGAGCGGATCTTCCTGATCGGTCGCGAGCCGGACGTGATGTCCTTCGTCTCGCGCCATCAACCCTGGAACATCGGCTTCGCCATCGCCGACGTTGCCCTGCTTCGCAGCAACGATGCCCGCCGCATCAACGACCCCGCCGCCGCGCTTGCGGCAGATCTCGCCGCCGCCGCCACCCGCTGCCGGCAGTTGCGCCCCGACGCCGTCTTCATCGCCTTGCCCTGGTCCGACCAGGAGACCATCGACGCCTGCATCGACGCCTTCATGAACCTTCCGGTCGCCATCCACCTGGCGCCCGAGCGGATCATGGACCGCTTCGACAATCCCCATATCGTGCGCGTCGGCTCGCTCGCCAGTCTGCGTCTGACGCGGCCGGCGCTGTCGGGACTGGAGGTTGCAGCCAAGCGCATCTTCGACGTCGTGGCGGCGACCGCCCTGCTCATCGTCATTGCGCCCGTGCTCGCGCTGATCGCGGTCCTGATCAAGCTCGACTCGGCGGGACCCGTGCTGTTCCAGCAGCGCCGCCACGGCTTCAACCAGCAGACCTTCCGGATCTTCAAGTTCCGCAGCATGACGACGACCGACGACGGCGACGTGATCCGTCAGGCGACGCAGAACGACGTCCGCATCACCCGCATCGGGAAGGTCTTGAGGCGCTTCAATCTCGACGAACTGCCGCAATTGCTGAACGTCATCGCCGGCCAGATGTCGCTGGTCGGGCCGCGGCCCCATGCGCTCGCCCATGATCACGAGTTCCAGCGCAAGATCGCGCTCTATGCCCGCCGCCACAACGTCAAGCCCGGCATCACCGGTTGGGCCCAGGTCAACGGCCTGCGCGGCGAAACCGACACCGACGACAAGATGGCCAGGCGCATCGCCTACGACCACTGGTACATCGACAACTGGTCGTTCTGGCTCGACATCGCGATCCTCGTGCGGACCGTGATCAGCCGGAAGGCCTATCGCAACGCTGTGTGA
- a CDS encoding type II toxin-antitoxin system VapC family toxin — protein MVGALFDTNILIDHLNAVPQAREEIERFESRAVSIITWMEVMVGAGTDLVDPTRRFLEGFKVIALDDQIAGRAVALRRTHRIKLPDAVIWATAQTTGRLLVTRNTKDFPADDPGIREPYVL, from the coding sequence ATGGTAGGCGCGTTGTTCGACACCAATATCCTGATCGATCACCTGAATGCCGTCCCCCAGGCCCGCGAGGAAATCGAGCGCTTCGAAAGCCGGGCCGTCAGCATCATCACCTGGATGGAGGTGATGGTCGGGGCGGGTACCGATCTGGTCGATCCGACCCGGCGTTTTCTCGAAGGCTTCAAAGTCATCGCTCTTGACGATCAGATCGCCGGCCGTGCGGTGGCGCTGCGACGAACGCACCGGATCAAACTACCCGATGCGGTGATCTGGGCCACGGCTCAGACCACCGGACGTCTGCTTGTGACCCGCAACACCAAGGACTTCCCAGCGGACGATCCGGGAATACGCGAACCCTACGTCTTGTGA
- the aroC gene encoding chorismate synthase, with protein sequence MSHNSFGHLFRVTTFGESHGPAIGCVVDGCPPLLPLSEADIQVELDRRRPGQSRFTTQRQEPDQVRIVSGVFGRESDGVQVTTGTSIGLMIDNVDQRSKDYSEIKDKYRPGHADFTYDVKYGIRDYRGGGRSSARETAMRVAAGAIARKVVPGMVVRGALVQMGPHRIDRTNWDWDEVASNPFFCPDAKAAKLFEAYLDGIRKSGSSIGAVLEIVAEGVPAGLGAPIYGKLDAEIAAALMSINAVKGVEIGDGFGAAELAGEQNADEMRAGNDGAPLFLSNHAGGILGGISTGQPIVARFAVKPTSSILATRATVTRTGGEADMFTKGRHDPCVGIRAVPVGEAMVACVLADHFMRHRAQVGVVEPRWPFQD encoded by the coding sequence ATGTCCCATAACAGCTTCGGCCATCTCTTCCGCGTCACCACCTTCGGCGAGAGCCACGGTCCCGCGATCGGCTGCGTCGTCGATGGCTGCCCGCCGCTGCTGCCGCTGAGCGAGGCCGATATCCAGGTCGAACTCGACCGCAGGCGACCCGGCCAGTCGCGCTTCACCACGCAGCGGCAGGAGCCCGACCAGGTTCGGATCGTCTCGGGCGTCTTCGGACGTGAAAGCGACGGCGTGCAGGTGACGACCGGCACCTCGATCGGGCTGATGATCGACAATGTCGACCAGCGCTCGAAGGACTATTCCGAGATCAAGGACAAGTACCGACCCGGTCACGCCGATTTCACCTATGACGTGAAATACGGCATCCGCGATTATCGCGGCGGCGGGCGTTCCTCGGCGCGCGAGACCGCGATGCGGGTCGCGGCCGGCGCCATCGCGCGCAAGGTCGTGCCCGGCATGGTCGTGCGTGGCGCGCTCGTCCAGATGGGACCGCACAGGATCGATCGCACCAACTGGGACTGGGACGAGGTCGCCAGCAACCCGTTCTTCTGCCCGGACGCTAAAGCCGCAAAGCTGTTCGAGGCCTATCTCGACGGCATCCGCAAATCCGGCTCCTCGATCGGCGCCGTGCTGGAGATCGTCGCCGAGGGCGTGCCAGCTGGCCTGGGCGCGCCGATCTATGGCAAGCTCGACGCCGAGATCGCCGCCGCTTTGATGAGCATCAATGCCGTCAAAGGCGTCGAGATCGGCGACGGCTTCGGCGCAGCCGAGCTTGCGGGGGAGCAGAACGCCGACGAGATGCGGGCCGGCAATGACGGCGCGCCGCTCTTCCTGTCGAACCATGCAGGCGGCATCCTGGGCGGCATCTCCACCGGCCAGCCCATCGTGGCGCGCTTCGCCGTCAAGCCGACCTCCTCGATTCTTGCGACCCGCGCGACGGTGACGCGGACGGGCGGCGAGGCCGATATGTTCACCAAGGGCCGCCACGACCCCTGCGTCGGCATCCGCGCCGTACCGGTCGGCGAGGCGATGGTGGCCTGCGTCCTGGCGGACCATTTCATGCGCCATCGCGCGCAGGTGGGTGTCGTGGAGCCGCGTTGGCCGTTTCAGGATTGA
- a CDS encoding LysR family transcriptional regulator, protein MNLQDIRAFVAAAETGSVNRAATRLNLTQPATTRRIQNFEAAIGDDPLFDRSVKPAALTALGNHVLEHCRRVLAAVAELEACATRTADPAGELRIGVAHGLGEMVLTTPLDALRRSFPRIRLQVGSNWSSALIEDIRGGALDCAVGLLTEAHTVPAGLLRISLGAEHVVIVSASRSQTRRDGSPWRLRDLSGESWFLNPPGCGCRAALVRSFDRQQLPLQIGAEIFGEDLQLSLLSHSGGLGLVPRRQLEDSPHRHGLHILDVKDFALPATVTLIRNAIPGRFDPAIELLTEAMKAKLDHRSNLA, encoded by the coding sequence ATGAACCTGCAAGATATTCGAGCCTTCGTGGCGGCTGCTGAGACCGGCTCGGTTAACCGGGCGGCCACACGGCTAAACCTGACGCAGCCGGCGACTACCCGGCGGATCCAGAACTTTGAGGCTGCGATCGGAGACGATCCTCTGTTCGATCGCTCGGTAAAGCCGGCAGCGTTGACGGCGCTCGGCAACCATGTGCTCGAGCATTGCAGGCGCGTTCTCGCAGCAGTCGCCGAGTTGGAAGCCTGCGCGACGCGCACGGCCGACCCTGCCGGCGAGTTGAGAATAGGCGTCGCCCATGGGCTGGGCGAGATGGTCCTGACGACACCGCTCGATGCCTTGCGCCGGAGCTTTCCACGCATTCGGCTGCAGGTCGGCTCGAACTGGAGCTCAGCACTCATTGAAGACATACGCGGCGGTGCGCTCGATTGCGCCGTGGGGTTGTTGACGGAGGCCCACACCGTTCCAGCCGGCCTCCTACGGATTTCGCTCGGAGCCGAGCACGTGGTCATCGTTTCAGCCTCCAGATCTCAGACCCGGCGGGACGGCAGCCCTTGGCGGCTGCGCGATCTGTCGGGAGAAAGCTGGTTCCTTAATCCCCCGGGCTGCGGGTGCCGTGCGGCGCTGGTCAGATCCTTCGATCGGCAACAACTACCGCTGCAGATCGGAGCTGAAATCTTCGGGGAAGACCTTCAACTGTCGCTACTCTCCCACAGCGGTGGCTTGGGCCTCGTGCCACGCCGGCAGCTCGAGGACAGCCCACACCGTCACGGTCTGCACATCCTCGATGTGAAGGATTTCGCCTTGCCGGCGACGGTGACGTTGATCCGCAATGCAATACCGGGACGTTTCGATCCTGCGATCGAATTGCTGACAGAGGCGATGAAAGCCAAACTCGACCATCGATCAAATCTGGCATAA